The stretch of DNA AAATATTACCGATGCCTCGACTTTGATCTGTCCAAGGCTAACATACTTTTCGAAGCAATCGATATTCCAATAATCGGATTATTTAAAAGGCGACGCGAACGCTGAGCAAGTTCAGATACATATGAGACACAGGAGTAGATAAAATAACACATCGGGGCGATCCTTAAGGGTAGAAAACCAACAAAGGAGGTGCCCCGATGCGGCAGATCTATCTGCAAAGACAATTTTACCAGCTAGCCAAACGTATGCCACCCAAGTTGAGTGAGGAAGCCAAATCTCGGCTGAGGATGGTGAGGGCCTGGCAAGCCCTCAGACAACAAGGGCTGCCTGGCGGAAAGGCAGCTGAGGTCATGGGGATTTCACGAGCCACCCTGTACCGTTGGAATGGGAGGTTAGAGAGCGAGGGCCTTAAGGGATTAGAACAGCGCAGCCGCAGACCGAAGCGTGTGCGGCAACGTCAGTGGGGTTCGAAAGAAATCACCCTCATTCTGGAGTTGAGAACGCTGTATCCTCGCTGGGGAAAAGAGAAATTAGCTGTATTAGCCAGGAGAGAAGGCACAAACCTTTCGGTACGGATCTTGAAATACATCCAACAGCGGGGCTATTTGAAAGACAACGTGCTTTATAGGCCCCGTTACACCAAAAGACGACCCAAAAGGCCCTATGCGATCCGCAAACCCAAGGATTATCGGGTCGATGCCCCGGGCGATCTGGTACAGATTGATACGTTAGACATACACCCTTTCCCCCAGGTCCACTTCAAACACTTCACCGCACGAGATGTGATTTCACGCTGGGATGTGATTGAAACCTTTCCAAGCGCATCTTCTGCAAATGCGAAAGCCTTCTTGTCCACTGTGATCAAAAGGATGCCTTTCCCGGTCAAAGCGGTTCAGGTGGATGGTGGCAGCGAATTCAAAAAGCATTTTGAGGAATCTTGTGCAGAACTGGGCTTGAAATTGTTTGTGTTACCGCCTCGCTCACCTAAGCTGAATGGCAGAGTTGAGCGTGCCCATCGAACCCATTTGGACGAATTCTATTCAGCTTATCCGATTGACTTTACCTCGCCAACACTCAATAAAGTGCTTGAAGAATGGGAAAGAATCTACAATAAAGTCCGCCCTCATCGTGCTCTGGACAACCTGACACCTTATGAGTATATTCAACAAAACTACCCTTCGATGATCCCCCAATTGTCTCATATGTATTGAACCCATATAACGCCATCGGCTTCGATCGACTTATGGTATAATTAGATCATTATTGAATTGATGCACTTAATGCTTGAAACAATATTATGTTTGGAACCGACTGCTTGAGATCAATTTAAAATGGTTAACGAGCTGTATCGAGTGCACGATCGTCAAAAAAAGCCAAAAGTAGTGAAAAGGTATCACCCATTTCAAAATCCAGAAGCAAAATTTGGGGGTAATGGGTGGTTTCCTTGCAACTCTGAAAATCTGGCTGTTTTGAAAAAGTTCATTCCCTGGTTGAATCTATTACAAAGTGATTTTTTTTTGTCATCAGGCACTGGAGATCGATCGGGTCGGGCAGCACCTGGGCTCATTCGGGCTTTAAAATCACATCAAATCTTACCAAACTTTGATCAGCAGTCTGTGCGAGAGCTTTATCTAACCACCTGCTCTACTATCCAAGTCATGGACGATGCGACATTGGCGTTTTTCAAGTGGGGTG from Brevefilum fermentans encodes:
- a CDS encoding integrase core domain-containing protein, with product MRQIYLQRQFYQLAKRMPPKLSEEAKSRLRMVRAWQALRQQGLPGGKAAEVMGISRATLYRWNGRLESEGLKGLEQRSRRPKRVRQRQWGSKEITLILELRTLYPRWGKEKLAVLARREGTNLSVRILKYIQQRGYLKDNVLYRPRYTKRRPKRPYAIRKPKDYRVDAPGDLVQIDTLDIHPFPQVHFKHFTARDVISRWDVIETFPSASSANAKAFLSTVIKRMPFPVKAVQVDGGSEFKKHFEESCAELGLKLFVLPPRSPKLNGRVERAHRTHLDEFYSAYPIDFTSPTLNKVLEEWERIYNKVRPHRALDNLTPYEYIQQNYPSMIPQLSHMY
- a CDS encoding tagaturonate epimerase family protein; this encodes MVNELYRVHDRQKKPKVVKRYHPFQNPEAKFGGNGWFPCNSENLAVLKKFIPWLNLLQSDFFLSSGTGDRSGRAAPGLIRALKSHQILPNFDQQSVRELYLTTCSTIQVMDDATLAFFKWGGEANRTLTQII